GACGTGGAGATGCTCTCAGGTTTCAGCTGGATTGTGTGCTGGAATGTTTTGAGACATGCAGCGGGGTGTGAAAACGCCGGGTGTAGTTTTACACCATCACTGAAAAGCAGCTCGCTTTGTTTGTGTGGACTGTAAACACTTTAAACTGGAGGctgagaccgtgtgtgtgtcctgaacGCATGTTGGGCTCTGAGGTTCAGCGTCATGTTCACCACACAAACATCAACGCTGAGCTGAGCCGTGATGAAACACTTCTCTCACCATCAACGTGATTCGTGTTTATTACACATTTTCATGTACtgtaaatacaaaatattattattacatgacGTTATTACTGTAATTACCACAATTATGAGTTAGTTTGAAGCATTAACGGTACTTTTAGTAAAAAACTCCACCCCTTCTGCTCTGACTCCGCCCCCTCAGTACATGATGGTGATGTTTTAGTGGAACATCTTGAGTCCTGATCATTTTGGATTTGTATCTGTAATATGAAAAACTTTACAGATTCACAAGTTTGACTGCAGATTTGAGATTTATAACATTATGCTCTCATTAAGATTAGATCAGACGGTGCGATTAGATCAGACCGTAAAATCTGTCAGTGCAGgggttttttggtgtgtgtgttttgagtgtTGTTTTCCTCTCCACAGCGTATTCTTCAGGACTGGCCACAGACTCGTCTGCAGAGCCGCTGCTGTGCTGACGGACGTGTGATGCAGACGCGCAGACGGGTTACAGACACGTCGGATGGATTAGACACTGCCGTGTTGGATCAAAATACTGATTACAGACCAGACGTCAGGATTAAAGACTAAGCGAATTGTCGACTAAAAGATTGCGATGTCGCTGCCGTATTAAACACCACACAGAGGTATTATAGAAATGCACAGCTGGATTAAACTCTCGGCCATAATCATAGACATTATAGATGGCAGGTCTGGATTAGAGACCGCACGTCTGCATTATAAGTCACATGGCCGGGTTAAACACCTCGGAACTGGATTAGAGCCATTTTTCAGCCAGATTGTAGAAGACTGGAGGGGATTTCTAGAATGCAGATTAACGACTGCACAGCTGGATTAAAGATCTCACTGTGGGTTTGGAGAACGCGAGGCTGAATGCAGGAACTTCTTCCCAGACTGTGGAGCGTTCTCATCCTCCGTCTTGTCCAAATCACAGATCAATGTCTGGATTAGAGATGGATTAGAGAGTTGGATTAAAGACTTTTACACAGGAATtacaggtgtgtatgtgtgtgtgtgtgtgtgtgtgtgtgtatgtgtgtatgtgtgtatgtgtgtatgtgtgtatgtgtgtatgtgtgtgtatgtgtgtgtatgtgtgtgtatgtgtgtgtgtgtgtgtgtgtatatgtgtgtgtgtatatgtgtgtgtgtgtgtatatgtgtgtgtgtatatgtgtgtgtatatgtgtgtgtatatgtgtttgtatatgtgtgtgtgtttgtatatgtgtgtgtgtttgtatatgtgtgtgtgtgtgtatatgtgtgtgtgtatatgtgtgtgtgtatatgtgtgtgtgtgtatgtgtgtgtgtgtatatgtgtgtgtgtatatgtgtgtgtgtatatgtgtgtgtttgtatatgtgtgtgtgtgtgtatatgtgtgtgtgtatatgtgtgtgtgtatatgtgtgtgtgtgtgtgtgtgtgtgtgtgtgtgtgtgtgagagagagagagagacgctcCTTGGCTGTTTTGGAGCTCTGGCtgggtttttttctccctctccacAGCTCGTCATTGTGTGTTTTATCAGAtggaggatgtgtgtgtgtgtgtgtgtgtgtgtgtgtgtgtgtgtgtgtgtgtgtgtgtgtgtgtgtgtgggtgtattgGGATTAAACACTACCTGTGATTATCCTGTAAGAACTGTCCTGTATTGAGTCACAGAGCCGGAACCTGAGGAACCTGTGCTGCCGCTGCTCAGACCACaagctgactttttttttttttaaactttttttgtcTCCGTGTCCTCACTCCTCGCTCCTCGCGACTCGGACTCGTTTTACTGCAGTCCTTTTTCATGATTAACCTCGTCTCTCAGGCTCCGTGACCTCCTGTGACTTTCTGTTGCTCACTCTTAAAGCATGTTGcggtttgtttgttgtttttgttgtttttttttttaaataaaaaggcaCGTCCTGaatttttcctgtttcttgtTTACATGTGTATGGTGCACAAACCGTCCCAGATGTGTGTTACATTTACGGGAAAATGGCCAAGTTTGAGTTTTATTCTCTAAAATCTGCACTTTTATGGACAatcttctgttcttttctctctgCATACTTCTCTGAAGATTACAGCCTcctcctgtttgtgtgtgtgtgtgtgtgtgtgtgtgtgtgtgcgtgtgtgtgcgtgtgtgtgtgtgtgtgtgtgcgtgcgtgtgtgtgtgtgcggtaaACTGTGAACTCGTTTGTCTGGTTTGACAAAGCAGGAAACAAATAAAAGGAATTAAAGGAAATGAAATCCAAGTGTTTGTTGGAGGAGGAGCTGAAAAACTCAGAGACTTTCAGGCAGTTTACATTCTCATTTAGTGACATTTTCTACCTGTAATTTTCTAATAAAGTGTTAAAAGTTGGaattgtgaagtgtgtgtgtgtgtgtgtgtgtgtgtgtgtgtgcagttttcgTCAGGAATTTCGCAATCAATGTTTTGCTATGAGTAAGAACGTGACTGGGTGTAGGGGCGGAGCTTCTCAGTCAGGGGCGTGGTTTTATAATTATAGCTCCTCTGACATCAACGAACAAATAGCTGTTAAGTAGGGCACAAAATAATGATGAACAGCTCGTACATTAACGCACATTGCATATTATAAAGATATTAatgaaatgtgaataaataaaaaggaaaaaaagacagcTCGGCTGTGTATAATCTACAGTCATGTGGTGTTTAAATAAAGTATCGTTTATATCAATTATTTCATTAGTATGCAAACTGAGCTAAAACTAAGGGGGGGTGTGcttgtgggtggagcttctggaggtttttttatattcttttatatACATATGTTATATTTcaagttattttaatttatatgcttttatataaatgtatactgtgtatatatccATTAAAAAATGTAAGAGATAAACACCTGAGTACATTGTGTGTGCTGAGTGTTCCGAGAAAACCTtttaataattaacattaaagatcattcattatttcattcaaaCTGCACAAAGACTTCAAAAGTGAATGAAACCCGAATGTTTTCTAAAGATTCCTTTTCAGGCCACATGAGGGCGCtgtgacaccacacacacacacacacacacacatctatctatctatctatctatctatctatctatctatctatctatatatatatatatatacatacatacatacatacatctatatatatagacacacacacacagatacctGGCACCAGGTAAAGTCCTTACACTACAGGAGGGTAAATCCACAGCTTCAAAATGGGAACCAGAAATCACAACATCTAAAACGTTCTCTTTGatgctctcgcgctctctctctctctctctctctctctctctctctctctcacacacacacacacacaggtagagtgtgtgtgtgtgtgtgtgtgttttatggtgTCAGTGCTGATAAGTCGGTGTCCTCAGTGtctgtctctgcctgtctcacactccAATAAACTCCGTCATCAGGATTTCTATCAGCTCCATAAACACTGGGGAAACACACGGGACTGCAGCTGTATGTGGACAGGAAGTGCTACGACACAGGAGTGGGTTTAGAGCAGTGAAAATCAGAGTTTAATATAAACAGTGAGATGTtcttataattaatattaacatgaaGGTTCTCTGCGCTCTAGAACCAATATGTACAAATTAGTGTTTCCAAAACATACTGTCTGCCCTACTGGAAATGGTCAGATCTCCAAACAAACTGTGTTTGCCCTGATCAGACTTTCtcggatttgtgtgtgtgtgtgtgtgtgtgtgtgtgtgtgtgtgtgtgtgtgtgtgtatgattcaGAGCAGTAAAATGATTAGTTTATCATTTCTGTGCTTGGCACTGCTGCTATAATAAACTGAATTTCATCAACATCGTCGTCATCAGAATAAAGACCTGTGAGGAATTTCTGATCCTCGGAGTGAGCGTGATGTTTGAACGGTCTTCATCACGTTACAGAGAGTgtgctaaaatataaataaatctgttccTTGAGGTGAAAAACAGATtctttaaaaaagtgaaaagagaaaacaatCTGCTGGAGGAGGACAAAAAAATACCAGAAGATCAGcaactattttttttccacagtcagAAGGAAAAAAGCCACTAAACTACATTCACAACATCATATGACACATCACATTAAACATGAACTCAGTGTTCCTCATGTGCATCCTCACACCGTGACGCTACCACCCCCATGCCTCACACGTACTGGAACACAGTATACACGTATGAAGCTCAGATCTCCGCTTTGGAGCGTGATAGGAACGTCAGACCTGCGCGGCCGTGTTTGTCTCCACCTCCCTAACGCACGCCGTGAACACGAACACCATCAGAGAACGCCGCATTTTTCACCCTAAAAAATACTAAGGCCTTACCGTTTTTTTGCCTTACCATCTCAGATTTTCTCCAAATTCACACCACGTGTTCAGGAGGTCAGGACAAACACGGCAGCGCAGGACTGACGTTCCTATCACGCTCCAAAGCGGAGATCTGAGCTCTAAACCTTTCCAGTATATTACAGTCAGTATAATAAGTAGAGTAAacggtaaatggtgcacttatatagcgcttttatccaaagcactttacactgtgtctcattcacccattcacacactcacacacacaccagtggtagcagagctgccatgcaaggtgctaacttgccatcgggaacaacttggggttcagtgtcttgtccaaggacacttcggcatgtggagtcacgtggagtcacgtgggccagggataaaaccgccaaccctacgattcgTGGACAaaccgctctaccacctgatccacagcaaCATTAATGGTTGATAAAAGGTCAGGTGGATgtgcagagcatgacataatgattcatttttaaaaagaatctgTTCGACTTGGGACCGTGACGTCAGCATTACGATTCAAACATGCAGAAATTGCTACATGGGAAGTGGGAATTTTGTGATATATTTGTCCTTTATTGTGTTGTAGTGGGATTCGGAGAGGGTTACGACATCAGTAATGTACCTGTACAGGTGTACTAGGTTCGGTAATTCCTCACAGAACAAAGTGAATATATTTAAACGGACACATGGATCCCAAAGTGGAAGAATTTTAACTGTTACACTGaatgtgtgtacagagtgtaacACGTGAGTGTGTTCATGTCCAGTGTGTTCATGTCCAGTGTGTTCATGTCCAGTGTGTTCATGCTACAGGTGATAAATCTGTTCAAATTAAATCACCTTAAATTCGGTTAAATTAAACTTTAAAAGTGATCAACGATGAAGTAAGCACTTCCCTGGactaattagtgtgtgtgtgtgtgtgtgtgtgagtgagagagagagtgtgttataTCTCAAGGTCACAGCGGGGTCATTGGCCTTCTAGTTGTTTACTCGGGCGCGCGGCCAGCTGTTCGTGCTCGCGCATGCAGGAGTCCTTGGATCCGTGGTACGGCCTGGATTAAAGATCACGCGCGCGATAACATCCTGTGACTCCATCCTCCGGTTCATTCACACCGCCGCTGGTTTATCGGTGTGTACCAGCGCGAGGAAGAGAGGCGTGTAATTCGGTCAAAGGTCACCGTGTTGCTCAGTTCCCGAGCTTTATAAAGGAGCTGAGCATGTAGTCTCGCGCCTAAGAGACCGGATGTGTGTTACCGTTCGGCCACTGTGAGGATTTACTACACACCGAGTTTTACAGAACGGAAACATGGAGTGTGAGTGTCGGTGCTCGGAGAGGTCTCGTGCGCACGCCATCCTGTTCAACATCCTCACCGGTGACGCGGAAGCCACCGACCTGAGCTACTCACCGTCCAGCCGCTGTCACTGCGACACGCGCCGCACCGTGCGCCTCAAGTCACGAGACACCTGCCTGGCGGCCTCAAGCGTGCTCGTGAAGACAGTGCGCTTCGTCGCGAGCGTGCCCGCGTTCCAGCAGCTTCCGGCCGAGGACCAGTGCGCGCTGCTGCATCACTGCTGGGCGCCGCTCTTCATCCTGGGACTGGCGCAGGAGCGCGTGAGCTTCGAGGTGGAGCACGAGCCTGTGACCAGCATGCTGAAGAAGATCCTGCTGAACCGAGAGCACGAGCGCGGAGAGAACCGAGAACAACCGACACTGAGCGGAGTCCAGAATCTCAAATCCTGCCTCAGGAAGCTGTGGAGTCTGGACCTGAGTCCCAAAGAGTACGCTTACCTGAAGGGCACCATGATCTTTAATCCaggtgagtacacacacacacacacacacacacacacacacacacacacacacacacactcactcactcactcacacacgctctctctctctctctctctctctctctctcacacacacacacacacacacacacacactctctctctctctcacacacacacacatacacacacactctctctctctctctcacacacacacatacacacacacacacacatacactcactcactcactcacgcacgctctctctctctctctctctctctctctcacacacacacacactctctctctctcacacacacacacatacacacacactctctctctctctctcacacacacacatacacacacacacacacacatacactcactcactcactcacacacacactctctctctctctctctcacacacacacacacacatacactcactcacactcactctctctctctctcacacacacacacacacacacacacacacacacacacactctctctcacacacacacacacacacacactctctctcacacacacacacatacacacacactctctctctctctcacacacacacacatacacacacactctctctctctctcacacacacacacacatacacacacacacacacacacatacactcactcactcactcactcacacactctcactctctctctctcacacacacacacactctctttctcttgttctctctcatacatgaacacacacacacacatacacacacacacactcactcactcactctcctctctctcacacacacaaacctgaaGAAGCATAATGTgctgatgggtgtgtgtgtgtgtgtgtgtgtgtgtgtgtatagacgTGCCCGGCCTGCAGGAGGCGCCATTCGTGGACAGTCTTCAGTGTGAGGCTCAGCGTGCTCTCAGGGAGGTTCTGTTTCTGCTGCACTCAGGTGATGGAGGGACTTTTGGGCGTGTCCTCCTCGCCATGTCCTCGCTGCAGAGCGTCACACCTGATCTCATCACTGAACTCTTTTTCAGACCCATCATCGGCTCCGCCCACCTCATCCACCTCATCACCGACATGCTGTTCGCcaggtagacacacacacacacacttgagctgagagagagaggatcagCCAGAACAGGGAGGGAGAGTTGACCTGAGAACATCACTGAAGATCTGAGATCACCAGAGAGCATCCtctcactgaaacacacagcgtgtgtgtgtgtgtgtgtgtacatgtgcgtacaaacacacagcttcctgtttcctgtacCAACCCCTGGTCAATCCCCCAACCCCTGAGTGACTCCGCCCCGCTGTGTGACTCCACCCTGATGTTATTCACACTGTTCTGGTAGCTGAACATCAGCGCAGGGTTCTCTACACTGAGTACAGTGACGTAATGAGGAGGTGTTTTACTGAGAGGTTCTCAAGAGTACTTTTTTAAAGAAGACATCAAGCCCACTACACTGACCACACCCACTACACTGACCACACCCACTACACTGACCACACCCACTACACTGACCACACCCACTACAGCAGTGTAACGGAATGACTGTTTCAGATGTGTTGTGTTCAGTCACACAGTTCAATCATCACAGCTTTTAcactttactgtgtgtgtgtgtgtgtgtgtgtgtgtgtgatgtaacgCTGAGGCTGCACTAGTCTCCATGAGACTGTTATTCACTAAACTAATTAGAGTTTTAAtgtctttgcaaatttatttgaTGCTGcaataaaatctatttttctACACAAACTGCCAAATGGTGTCTAATTAAACCggatagaaataaaacactgagcTTTCAGGGAACAAAGgaataaagaagagaaaaaaagagtaatGGAATAATAAAAAACGACAGAAATGAGAAGcaaaagaacaaataaacaagaggaaaaaaaggaaaagatgcATCAGAAataaagtgagaaagaaaaagaaaagaacacgTACAACAGAAaagtgattagtgtgtgtgtgtctgtgtgtgtgtatgtgtgtgtgtgcactccaGCCTGTGCTGAGTGTATGTtaaagtgaatgtgtgtatcTGCTCCTTTGTGTACTTGTTTTAAATGAGCGCTccaaggtcaaaggtcaaaaggtCACTGACTCAGTGTGCCTTACTGCAGGTCACAACACTCCTCTGGAACGGccgacaaaaacaacaaacaggtGAAAGTGCAACAAgaatcagaacacacacacacggtaaatggtgcacttatatagcgcttttatccaaagtgctttacactgtgtctcattcacccattcacacactcacacactcacacacacacacacaccagtggtagcagagctgccatgcaaggtgctaacttgccatcgggaacaacttggggttcagtgtcttgtccaaggacacttcggcatgtggagtcacgtggagtcacgtgggccgggaatcgaaccgccaacctacgattagtggacaaaccgctctaccacctgatctaCAGCCGCCccatcacatacacacgcatacacacacacatacacagacacacacatggtgTAGGTGATATAAGTGCAGGATAAACAATCCCTAAATCTGACAGCAGATCTCACTTCACTTTACTTTATGCtacaaaaaatatatgaatatatcaattttaattgtgattttattttatttgattattttgggGTCGTAAACAAAGTaaatctgaataataataactgtaaaaaaataaataaataaagtaagatATGTTCAGTGTGTAGATGTTAATGCATGAGTGATAATGTGATCATGAGACCTGACAGGAGGATGAACATCTCACCTTGTTACTCcgaataaaaacacacactccgTGCTTTAGGAAAGAATACTAACAGGAatctctcctcacacacacacagcggcaCGTCCAACTTTAAACTGTGACGTGACTTAAACTTCATCTCATCCCCACGACAGTCAAGGCCAC
This genomic interval from Ictalurus punctatus breed USDA103 chromosome 23, Coco_2.0, whole genome shotgun sequence contains the following:
- the nr0b2a gene encoding nuclear receptor subfamily 0 group B member 2a isoform X1, whose amino-acid sequence is MECECRCSERSRAHAILFNILTGDAEATDLSYSPSSRCHCDTRRTVRLKSRDTCLAASSVLVKTVRFVASVPAFQQLPAEDQCALLHHCWAPLFILGLAQERVSFEVEHEPVTSMLKKILLNREHERGENREQPTLSGVQNLKSCLRKLWSLDLSPKEYAYLKGTMIFNPDVPGLQEAPFVDSLQCEAQRALREVLFLLHSGDGGTFGRVLLAMSSLQSVTPDLITELFFRPIIGSAHLIHLITDMLFAR
- the nr0b2a gene encoding nuclear receptor subfamily 0 group B member 2a isoform X2 translates to MECECRCSERSRAHAILFNILTGDAEATDLSYSPSSRCHCDTRRTVRLKSRDTCLAASSVLVKTVRFVASVPAFQQLPAEDQCALLHHCWAPLFILGLAQERVSFEVEHEPVTSMLKKILLNREHERGENREQPTLSGVQNLKSCLRKLWSLDLSPKEYAYLKGTMIFNPDVPGLQEAPFVDSLQCEAQRALREVLFLLHSDPSSAPPTSSTSSPTCCSPGRHTHTHLS